The Roseovarius indicus genome has a segment encoding these proteins:
- a CDS encoding double zinc ribbon domain-containing protein, with protein sequence MTSVSFQTALQLIYPPRCILCGTQVESEFGLCGPCWRDTPFISGLSCHLCGIPLPGEEEGDKVTCDDCLRIARPWSEGRAAMLYHENGRKLVLALKHGDRHEIVRPATLWLAKAARPLLTPDTLIAPVPLHWTRMLRRRYNQSALLTNALARQLEVDHCPDFLQRNIRTLPLEGQGFDERFRTLSGTISVKPSRTDLAQGRTILLVDDVMTSGATMAAATMACYAAGAEDVRILVLARVAKHT encoded by the coding sequence ATGACGTCTGTTTCTTTTCAAACAGCCTTACAGCTGATTTATCCGCCCCGCTGTATCCTGTGCGGGACACAAGTGGAAAGCGAATTCGGCCTGTGTGGCCCGTGCTGGAGGGACACGCCCTTCATCTCCGGTTTGTCCTGTCATTTGTGCGGCATACCCCTTCCCGGAGAAGAGGAAGGCGACAAGGTTACCTGCGACGATTGTCTCAGGATCGCTCGACCGTGGAGCGAGGGTCGCGCCGCCATGCTCTATCACGAGAATGGGCGCAAGCTGGTTCTGGCGCTCAAGCACGGCGACCGGCATGAAATCGTGCGGCCCGCAACCCTTTGGCTGGCCAAGGCAGCACGGCCCCTCCTTACACCGGATACCCTGATAGCCCCCGTCCCCCTGCATTGGACGAGGATGCTTCGCCGACGCTACAACCAGTCGGCCCTGCTGACCAATGCACTGGCCCGCCAGCTGGAGGTCGATCATTGCCCGGACTTCTTGCAGCGCAACATCCGCACCCTTCCGCTTGAGGGGCAGGGTTTCGACGAGCGGTTCCGCACGCTCTCGGGCACGATTTCGGTGAAGCCGTCGCGCACCGATCTTGCACAGGGGCGAACGATCCTCCTGGTCGATGATGTCATGACCTCTGGCGCGACTATGGCCGCGGCCACAATGGCCTGTTACGCTGCGGGCGCAGAGGATGTGCGCATTCTGGTACTGGCGCGCGTGGCCAAGCACACCTAA
- a CDS encoding L,D-transpeptidase has product MAKKFPGRVSRRAFVAGTAAAIGAPALAQDINGSSTVEMENDISETTRRNISSFRALHWQPYFSNLNNGAVLVDTRSRALHFWSEDQSVYKLYPTSVPMTEELTRRGRTSIVRKVVGPEWRPTPSMLERNPDWPSYVGPGPDNPLGTHALYLSWTYYRIHGTHDTRKIGRRSSNGCIGLYNEHIQELFGLTNVGTQVLLI; this is encoded by the coding sequence ATGGCGAAAAAATTCCCTGGTCGCGTTAGCAGACGCGCTTTTGTGGCAGGTACGGCAGCGGCGATTGGCGCTCCTGCTCTGGCGCAGGATATCAACGGGTCTTCCACCGTCGAGATGGAAAACGACATCTCCGAGACAACGCGTCGCAACATCTCGAGCTTCCGGGCGCTACACTGGCAGCCCTATTTTTCGAACCTGAACAACGGTGCGGTTCTCGTCGATACGCGCTCGCGGGCGCTGCATTTCTGGTCGGAGGATCAGTCGGTTTACAAGCTGTACCCGACCAGCGTTCCAATGACAGAAGAACTTACCCGTCGCGGCCGGACGAGCATTGTTCGCAAGGTTGTCGGCCCGGAATGGCGCCCGACACCCTCCATGCTGGAACGTAACCCTGACTGGCCGAGCTATGTGGGGCCCGGGCCGGACAACCCGCTCGGCACTCACGCGCTTTACCTGAGCTGGACCTACTATCGCATCCACGGCACGCACGACACCCGGAAGATCGGACGGCGTTCTTCGAACGGGTGCATCGGGCTTTACAACGAGCATATCCAGGAGCTCTTCGGGCTGACCAATGTCGGGACGCAGGTCCTCCTGATCTGA
- a CDS encoding YdeI/OmpD-associated family protein encodes MRLDPWFRKAERFPDELTRLREILLSFPLKEELKWRQPCYTYDGGNVVVLHEMKDYCGLGFMRGALVDDPHGVLVAPGKNSQAARQMRFRSIAEIDDQEEVVRAIIESAIAVHKSGQKVDFKAKREMVYPDELKDKMAEDGAFKAAFEALTPGRQRGYILHISDAKQSKTRMARIEKHYVRIMDGLGMNDR; translated from the coding sequence ATGCGACTCGATCCCTGGTTTCGGAAAGCCGAGCGATTCCCTGATGAACTGACCCGTTTGCGGGAGATCCTGCTCAGCTTTCCTCTGAAGGAGGAACTGAAATGGCGACAGCCGTGCTACACCTATGACGGCGGGAATGTCGTGGTCCTGCACGAGATGAAAGACTATTGCGGGCTCGGGTTCATGAGGGGAGCGCTTGTCGATGATCCTCACGGAGTGCTTGTTGCGCCCGGCAAGAATTCCCAGGCCGCGCGCCAGATGAGGTTTCGCAGCATCGCCGAGATCGACGATCAGGAAGAGGTCGTTCGCGCGATCATCGAGAGCGCCATCGCGGTCCACAAGTCCGGTCAGAAGGTCGACTTCAAGGCAAAGCGGGAAATGGTCTATCCCGATGAACTGAAAGACAAGATGGCGGAAGATGGAGCCTTCAAGGCCGCCTTCGAAGCGCTCACACCGGGGCGTCAGCGGGGCTACATCCTACACATCTCAGATGCGAAACAATCAAAGACCCGAATGGCACGGATCGAAAAACACTACGTCCGGATCATGGATGGACTGGGCATGAACGACAGGTAA
- the hemH gene encoding ferrochelatase produces MPDASRPAARPENAPADHPAITKAKTGVLLANLGTPDHYSYWPMRRYLNEFLSDRRVIDYSPWKWQPLLQLIILSKRPFTSGEAYKSIWNEEKGESPLMTITRDQTTKLSKSLADRYGDQVMVDFCMRYGNPSTKSKVRALTEAGCTRILFFPLYPHYAGATSATANDQFFRALMEETWQPTARVVEPYFEHPLYIEALAKSVERAYGGVEAKPEILVVSYHGMPKRYLMQGDPYHCQCQKTTRLLRERLGWDETQITTTFQSVFGPEEWLRPYTVEEVARLASEEGKKRIAVIAPAFSADCIETLEEINEEIRESFEEAGGEEFTYIPCLNDDDAHIEALSEVIGENLKGWVEG; encoded by the coding sequence ATGCCAGACGCCAGCCGCCCCGCAGCCCGGCCCGAAAACGCCCCGGCTGACCACCCCGCGATCACCAAGGCGAAAACCGGTGTCCTGCTGGCCAATCTCGGCACGCCGGATCACTACAGCTATTGGCCGATGCGCCGCTATCTGAACGAATTCCTGTCAGACCGCCGGGTGATCGATTACAGCCCGTGGAAGTGGCAGCCGCTTCTGCAGCTGATCATTCTGTCGAAGCGGCCTTTCACCAGCGGCGAGGCCTACAAGTCGATCTGGAACGAAGAAAAGGGCGAAAGCCCCCTGATGACCATCACGCGCGATCAGACGACCAAGCTGTCAAAGTCGCTTGCCGATCGTTACGGCGATCAGGTCATGGTCGATTTCTGCATGCGTTACGGCAACCCGTCGACCAAATCGAAAGTGCGCGCCCTGACCGAGGCCGGGTGTACCCGCATCCTCTTTTTTCCGCTCTATCCCCATTATGCAGGGGCAACGTCCGCAACGGCGAACGACCAGTTCTTCCGCGCCTTGATGGAGGAAACGTGGCAACCCACCGCGCGCGTGGTCGAGCCGTATTTCGAGCATCCTCTCTACATCGAGGCACTCGCTAAGTCCGTTGAACGGGCCTATGGCGGCGTCGAGGCAAAACCCGAGATTCTCGTCGTGTCGTATCACGGGATGCCCAAACGCTACCTCATGCAGGGCGACCCGTACCATTGCCAGTGCCAGAAAACGACGCGCCTATTGCGGGAACGGCTGGGGTGGGACGAGACGCAGATCACCACAACTTTCCAGTCTGTCTTCGGCCCCGAGGAATGGCTCCGGCCCTACACCGTGGAAGAAGTCGCTCGGCTGGCCAGCGAAGAGGGAAAGAAACGGATCGCGGTCATTGCACCGGCATTTTCGGCCGACTGCATCGAGACACTGGAAGAGATCAACGAGGAAATCCGGGAAAGTTTCGAAGAAGCGGGGGGCGAGGAGTTTACCTACATTCCCTGCCTCAACGACGACGATGCCCATATCGAGGCGCTGAGCGAAGTGATCGGTGAAAACCTGAAGGGCTGGGTCGAAGGCTGA
- a CDS encoding CoA pyrophosphatase translates to MTSDAASRLRAAIDRARAPSSDYDLNPDTVLPEGRKLRPAGVLVAVLPQGEEARLFLTKRSSALKHHPGQIAFPGGKQDPGDADITAAALREAHEEIGLAPGNVEVLGLMPAHETVTGFHVTPVIALVKEPFDPVAEVGEVEEVFDVPLDHVLTPSNFSVQSRRWRGSRRHYFTVPFGPYYIWGATARILRSLADALEDQ, encoded by the coding sequence ATGACCAGTGATGCCGCAAGCCGTTTGCGCGCGGCCATTGACCGGGCGCGGGCACCTTCGTCAGATTACGACCTGAACCCGGACACGGTTTTGCCGGAAGGGCGCAAGCTGCGCCCGGCCGGGGTTCTCGTGGCGGTTCTGCCCCAGGGAGAGGAGGCGCGTCTCTTTCTGACGAAACGATCTTCCGCCCTGAAGCATCATCCTGGTCAGATCGCTTTTCCTGGCGGCAAGCAGGATCCGGGCGACGCTGACATCACCGCCGCCGCATTGCGGGAAGCACACGAGGAAATCGGCCTCGCTCCCGGCAATGTCGAGGTTCTGGGCCTCATGCCGGCCCATGAAACCGTTACCGGGTTTCACGTGACGCCTGTCATTGCGCTTGTAAAAGAACCATTCGACCCGGTAGCGGAGGTGGGAGAGGTCGAAGAGGTGTTCGACGTTCCTCTCGACCATGTACTGACCCCGTCCAACTTCAGCGTGCAATCCCGGCGCTGGCGCGGGAGCCGGCGGCACTATTTCACGGTGCCATTCGGCCCCTATTACATCTGGGGAGCGACAGCGCGCATCCTTCGGTCGTTGGCTGACGCACTGGAAGACCAATGA
- a CDS encoding methyltransferase domain-containing protein produces MTTPLTDRAALIRNRARATTSPVTFLHDAARGEIEDRLALVNKSFHNPALIRGFAAYWDNFLPEARIVDDTEVLPLAQGSHDLVLHAMCLHWADDPVGQLIQARRALRPDGLFLGVMLGGETLHELRTALAQAESDLFGGLSPRVAPMAEIRDLGALLQRAGYALPVADSVRLTASYATPLHLMQELRFMGEGNALHARRRSTSAKALFARASEIYVENFGGEDGRVPATFELIVLTGWAPDESQQQPLRPGSASRRLADALGTEESKLKD; encoded by the coding sequence ATGACCACCCCGCTTACCGATCGTGCGGCCCTGATCCGCAACCGTGCCCGCGCGACGACCTCGCCGGTCACTTTCCTGCATGATGCGGCTCGCGGTGAAATCGAAGATCGGCTGGCATTGGTTAATAAATCCTTTCACAATCCAGCCCTCATACGCGGATTCGCCGCTTATTGGGACAATTTTTTGCCCGAAGCCCGCATCGTTGATGACACGGAGGTCTTGCCGCTCGCGCAGGGCTCCCACGACCTGGTGCTTCACGCCATGTGCCTGCATTGGGCAGACGACCCTGTTGGCCAACTGATCCAGGCGCGGCGAGCGCTTCGGCCTGATGGGCTTTTCCTGGGCGTCATGCTCGGGGGCGAGACCCTGCATGAACTTCGCACGGCATTGGCGCAGGCTGAGTCAGACCTTTTCGGCGGTCTGTCTCCGCGGGTGGCCCCGATGGCCGAGATCCGCGATCTGGGTGCTTTGCTGCAACGAGCCGGTTATGCCCTTCCAGTGGCAGACAGCGTGCGGTTGACGGCGAGCTATGCGACGCCGCTGCACCTGATGCAGGAGTTGCGCTTCATGGGGGAAGGCAATGCCCTTCACGCGCGGCGACGGTCAACAAGCGCAAAGGCACTGTTTGCACGGGCCAGCGAGATCTACGTAGAGAATTTCGGTGGCGAAGACGGTCGTGTGCCGGCGACCTTCGAATTGATCGTGCTGACCGGCTGGGCGCCCGACGAGAGCCAGCAGCAGCCGCTTCGCCCGGGGTCGGCCTCGCGAAGGCTGGCCGACGCGCTCGGCACCGAGGAAAGCAAGCTGAAAGATTGA
- a CDS encoding L,D-transpeptidase family protein — protein MKAIKLITVILLAIGLAGCGSKFKKYNGPEVTQVIVQKDERRLFLMHHNKVLKTYPVELGFAPQGHKQFEGDGKTPEGFYYIDRRNPNSKFHLSIGLSYPNPSDRAFAAANKKSPGGDIFIHGRPNGNPRDNRKDWTEGCISLKNRHMEWVYAMVNNGTPIVVTP, from the coding sequence ATGAAGGCGATAAAACTGATTACCGTTATCCTGCTGGCAATTGGGCTGGCAGGCTGCGGATCGAAGTTCAAGAAATACAATGGGCCGGAGGTCACGCAAGTCATCGTGCAGAAGGATGAGCGGCGCCTGTTCCTCATGCATCACAACAAGGTGCTGAAAACGTATCCGGTCGAGCTCGGCTTTGCTCCGCAAGGGCACAAGCAGTTCGAAGGTGACGGCAAGACGCCGGAAGGCTTCTACTACATCGACCGGCGCAACCCGAACAGCAAGTTCCACCTTTCGATCGGACTCTCCTACCCCAATCCGAGCGACCGGGCTTTTGCCGCTGCCAACAAGAAGTCACCCGGTGGCGACATCTTCATCCACGGGCGGCCGAACGGCAATCCGCGCGACAATCGCAAGGATTGGACAGAGGGCTGCATCTCGCTGAAGAACCGCCACATGGAGTGGGTCTACGCGATGGTCAACAACGGGACGCCGATCGTCGTTACGCCGTAA
- a CDS encoding CAP domain-containing protein: protein MARIIGLLFSALLVLSACSNTMTGPPAGTDGSSSTRIHRIRPNETSTIQYRMLDSVNSLRQASGAAPLTLDSRLNAAAATHSRDMSLQNRPWHFGSDGSSPIDRARRVGYDGTVVGENISETYEDELETLAAWMQDENTRRIILSKEATEMGFAWEQETNGKIWWTMVTGRSGRAADPSS from the coding sequence ATGGCGCGTATCATCGGACTTCTGTTTTCGGCACTTTTGGTGCTTTCGGCATGCAGCAACACGATGACAGGCCCGCCTGCGGGGACCGACGGAAGTTCATCGACCCGGATTCATCGCATCCGCCCCAATGAGACCTCGACGATCCAGTACCGCATGCTCGATTCGGTCAATTCGTTGCGCCAGGCATCCGGCGCCGCGCCGCTGACACTCGACTCGCGTCTCAACGCGGCTGCGGCCACCCATTCGCGCGATATGTCGCTGCAGAACCGCCCGTGGCATTTCGGGTCTGACGGATCTTCGCCGATCGACCGTGCACGCCGCGTTGGCTATGACGGAACAGTCGTCGGCGAGAACATCTCGGAAACCTACGAGGACGAGCTGGAAACACTGGCGGCCTGGATGCAGGACGAAAACACCCGTCGGATCATCTTGTCTAAGGAAGCCACCGAAATGGGGTTCGCTTGGGAACAGGAAACCAACGGCAAGATCTGGTGGACCATGGTAACCGGCCGCAGCGGGCGCGCGGCCGATCCCTCTTCCTGA
- a CDS encoding class I SAM-dependent RNA methyltransferase — protein sequence MTEYTIRRLGHLGDGVADGPVFVAGALPGEVVTGTAEGERLRDIRIVKPSSDRVSPPCRHFKSCGGCQMQHMADVALADWKTDIVRTALQAQGLDTEFLPIHTSPPNTRRRATFAARRTKKGAMAGFYGRQSDAIIEIPDCHLLHPRLMAALPLAEALAVAGASRKTPLRVAATLAEPGLDIAVTEGKPLDGPLRMALAELCQTHDLARLSWDGETIATRLPPEQRFDGIPVTPPAGAFMQATKDGEEALRTDVLDIVKGATSVIDLFAGCGTFALPVARKAAVHAVEGDRAMTSALDTAWRHAQGLKKVTSETRDLFRQPLQADELSGFGAAIIDPPRAGAEAQIAQIAQSDIPVVAHVSCNPVTFARDAATLVRHGYKLTHLRVIDQFRWSVHVELVAEFRRDAS from the coding sequence TTGACGGAATACACGATCAGACGGCTGGGCCACCTTGGTGACGGGGTTGCCGATGGCCCGGTTTTCGTGGCCGGGGCATTGCCGGGTGAAGTGGTGACCGGCACAGCCGAGGGCGAGCGGCTGAGGGACATTCGCATCGTAAAACCGTCGTCAGACCGCGTGTCACCACCCTGCCGTCATTTCAAATCCTGTGGCGGTTGCCAGATGCAGCATATGGCCGACGTGGCCCTGGCGGACTGGAAGACAGATATCGTCAGAACCGCTTTGCAGGCGCAGGGGCTCGACACTGAATTCCTTCCGATCCACACCTCGCCGCCCAACACCCGGCGTCGGGCCACTTTCGCAGCGCGGCGCACCAAGAAAGGGGCTATGGCGGGCTTTTACGGAAGGCAATCCGACGCGATCATCGAAATTCCAGATTGCCACTTGCTGCATCCCCGCTTGATGGCAGCGCTTCCCTTGGCAGAAGCGCTGGCCGTGGCCGGAGCCAGCCGCAAGACACCACTGCGCGTGGCGGCGACCTTGGCTGAACCGGGGCTCGACATCGCCGTAACCGAAGGCAAGCCGCTCGACGGACCCCTGCGGATGGCACTTGCCGAACTATGCCAGACACATGACCTTGCAAGGCTTAGCTGGGATGGCGAGACAATCGCCACGCGCCTGCCGCCCGAGCAGCGATTTGACGGTATCCCGGTCACCCCGCCGGCCGGCGCCTTCATGCAGGCGACGAAGGATGGTGAAGAGGCGCTACGGACCGATGTTCTCGACATCGTCAAGGGCGCCACCTCCGTTATCGACCTGTTCGCTGGCTGCGGTACGTTCGCTCTGCCTGTTGCGCGCAAGGCTGCGGTCCACGCGGTCGAGGGCGACCGGGCGATGACGAGCGCGCTCGATACTGCTTGGCGCCATGCCCAGGGTCTGAAGAAAGTCACGTCTGAAACCCGCGACCTCTTCCGTCAACCGCTCCAGGCCGACGAGCTTTCCGGTTTCGGCGCCGCTATTATCGATCCGCCTCGTGCCGGCGCAGAAGCCCAGATCGCGCAGATCGCCCAATCGGACATCCCAGTGGTCGCCCATGTCTCGTGCAACCCGGTCACCTTTGCACGGGATGCTGCCACTCTGGTGCGACATGGCTACAAGTTGACCCACCTGCGCGTGATCGATCAGTTCCGTTGGTCTGTGCATGTCGAGCTTGTTGCGGAATTCCGGCGCGACGCCTCGTAA
- a CDS encoding CCA tRNA nucleotidyltransferase, translated as MKVRGEWLYQAPTQSVCRLLEEAGFQALFVGGCVRDDLLGVPVRDIDIATDALPDTVVDLAEVAGLKAVPTGIEHGTVTVVAGGLPHEVTTFRKDVETDGRRATVAFSTDVVEDARRRDFTMNAIYARSDGDLIDPLNGLPDLKAGLIRFIDDAEQRIREDYLRILRFFRFHAWYGRGGLDPDGLAACAALSDGIESLSKERIGAEFLKLLTAPEPAETIASMRNSGVLRHVLPGADDGLIGPLVHLEGAHRVPADPLRRLAALGGENQTENLRLSRAQAKQLSQILEGMGRIADPGELGYRMGERTAVDVLLLKAAVENRHVSQQEFDAVATGSVAEFPVSASDLMPAFQGPALGDKLAELEREWLASGFTLRREDLLGTGLS; from the coding sequence ATGAAGGTTCGTGGCGAATGGCTTTACCAGGCCCCCACTCAATCGGTGTGCCGGTTGTTGGAAGAGGCTGGTTTCCAGGCGTTGTTCGTCGGCGGTTGTGTCCGTGACGACCTGCTAGGTGTGCCCGTGCGGGATATCGATATCGCCACGGATGCCCTGCCGGATACGGTTGTCGATCTGGCAGAGGTCGCGGGCCTGAAGGCGGTGCCCACCGGCATAGAGCATGGTACAGTTACCGTCGTGGCGGGTGGCCTGCCGCACGAAGTGACGACGTTCCGAAAAGACGTGGAAACCGATGGCCGCCGCGCCACCGTCGCGTTCTCGACCGATGTGGTCGAAGATGCACGGCGCCGCGATTTTACCATGAATGCTATCTATGCGCGATCCGATGGAGACTTGATTGATCCGCTCAACGGTCTGCCAGATCTGAAGGCGGGGCTTATCAGATTTATCGACGACGCAGAGCAACGCATCCGAGAGGACTACCTGCGCATCCTGCGGTTTTTTCGCTTTCACGCTTGGTATGGCAGGGGTGGCCTCGACCCGGATGGCCTTGCGGCCTGCGCTGCGCTTTCCGACGGGATCGAAAGCCTTTCGAAAGAGCGTATCGGAGCCGAGTTCCTGAAACTTCTCACGGCACCCGAGCCTGCTGAAACGATTGCTTCGATGCGCAACTCCGGCGTTTTGAGGCATGTCCTTCCCGGAGCGGATGACGGCTTGATCGGTCCGCTCGTTCATCTTGAGGGGGCACACCGCGTGCCGGCCGATCCGTTGCGCAGGCTGGCGGCATTGGGAGGCGAAAACCAAACCGAAAATCTTCGCCTGAGCCGCGCTCAGGCAAAGCAGTTGTCGCAAATTCTGGAAGGTATGGGACGTATTGCCGACCCCGGCGAGCTTGGCTATCGCATGGGCGAAAGGACTGCAGTCGATGTCCTTCTGCTGAAGGCGGCGGTAGAGAACCGGCATGTGTCTCAGCAAGAGTTTGACGCTGTCGCAACGGGATCTGTCGCCGAGTTTCCAGTGTCTGCCTCCGATCTCATGCCGGCTTTTCAGGGCCCGGCTTTGGGCGACAAACTTGCCGAGTTGGAACGGGAATGGCTTGCCTCGGGCTTCACGCTTCGCCGCGAGGACCTGCTCGGGACTGGCTTGTCATAG
- a CDS encoding ABC transporter ATP-binding protein, with protein sequence MFKFFENLVDPYCEYTETDTPPTRLWPFMRDYMRPFRRVFWVTAIFSVLVATIELWLIYYMGQLVDRLSGEPEAVWQQYGLELIVVALFILILRPLVQAIDVLLLNNTIIPNFGTLIRWRSHKHVLRQSVGWFENDFAGRIANRIMQTPPAAGEAVFQVFDAITFALAYVVGAALMLSDADPRLAIPMVIWLVLYGILVRWVMQRVGPASKAASDARSQVTGRVVDAYTNIHSVKLFAHHQRELEYAKEAIENTRTTFRAEMRIYTIMDVALVILNGLLIVGVVGWAMLLWMQGGATVGAVAAATALTLRLNAMTGWIMWALTTFFRQLGVVAEGMETIAQPIDLVDDPEAKPLKMTEGRVEIQGVSHHYGRGAGGLDRVSLTIEPGEKIGLIGRSGAGKSTLVKLLLRFYDAEDGRILIDGQDITRVQQDSLRDHVGMVQQDSALLHRSVRDNILYGKPDASEEEMLDAARKAEAHDFILDLQDPQGRTGYDAHVGERGVKLSGGQRQRITLARVILKDAPILLLDEATSALDSEVEAAIQQTLYGMMEGKTVIAIAHRLSTIAQMDRIIVLEQGRIFEEGTHSELLAKGGLYARFWQRQSGGFLNADIDGDTDSETAAE encoded by the coding sequence ATGTTCAAGTTTTTCGAGAATCTCGTCGATCCGTATTGTGAGTATACGGAAACAGACACACCTCCGACGCGGCTCTGGCCCTTCATGCGCGACTACATGCGGCCGTTTCGCCGGGTGTTCTGGGTGACGGCCATCTTCTCGGTTCTCGTGGCGACGATCGAACTCTGGCTGATCTACTACATGGGCCAACTGGTCGATCGGCTTTCGGGAGAGCCGGAAGCCGTCTGGCAGCAATACGGGCTTGAGCTGATCGTGGTCGCCCTGTTCATCCTGATTTTGCGACCTCTGGTTCAGGCGATCGACGTGCTGTTGCTCAACAACACGATCATCCCGAATTTCGGTACGTTGATCCGTTGGCGCTCGCACAAGCACGTGCTGCGGCAGTCAGTCGGCTGGTTCGAGAACGATTTCGCGGGCCGCATCGCCAACCGCATCATGCAAACCCCGCCAGCAGCAGGCGAAGCGGTTTTTCAGGTGTTCGACGCCATCACCTTTGCATTGGCCTATGTGGTCGGCGCGGCATTGATGCTGTCGGATGCCGATCCGCGCCTTGCGATCCCGATGGTCATCTGGCTGGTACTCTACGGCATCCTCGTTCGTTGGGTCATGCAGCGCGTGGGGCCGGCGTCGAAGGCGGCGTCTGATGCGAGGTCGCAGGTGACAGGCCGCGTGGTTGATGCCTACACCAACATCCACTCGGTCAAGCTCTTTGCGCACCATCAGCGCGAGCTGGAGTATGCCAAGGAAGCCATCGAGAACACCCGCACCACCTTCCGTGCTGAAATGCGGATCTACACCATCATGGACGTGGCTCTTGTGATCCTGAACGGTCTGCTGATCGTGGGCGTTGTGGGCTGGGCCATGCTGCTCTGGATGCAAGGCGGCGCGACCGTCGGTGCGGTTGCGGCGGCGACAGCGCTGACCTTGCGGCTCAATGCGATGACCGGCTGGATTATGTGGGCGCTGACCACCTTCTTCCGGCAGCTCGGCGTGGTCGCAGAAGGCATGGAAACGATCGCCCAACCCATCGACCTTGTTGACGATCCGGAGGCCAAGCCGCTGAAGATGACCGAGGGCCGCGTCGAGATCCAGGGCGTTTCGCATCATTACGGTCGCGGCGCGGGCGGGCTCGACCGAGTGTCTCTGACGATCGAACCGGGCGAAAAGATTGGCCTGATCGGCCGCTCGGGTGCCGGGAAATCGACCCTCGTAAAGCTGCTTTTGAGGTTCTACGACGCGGAAGACGGCCGTATCCTGATCGATGGGCAGGACATAACCCGCGTTCAGCAGGATAGCCTGCGCGACCATGTCGGCATGGTACAGCAGGACAGCGCATTGCTGCACCGTTCGGTGCGCGACAACATCCTTTACGGCAAGCCCGACGCAAGCGAGGAAGAGATGCTGGATGCCGCCCGCAAGGCCGAGGCGCACGATTTCATCCTCGACCTGCAGGACCCGCAAGGGCGCACAGGCTACGACGCCCATGTTGGCGAGCGGGGCGTAAAGCTCTCGGGCGGGCAAAGGCAGCGGATCACGCTGGCACGGGTCATCCTGAAAGACGCACCCATCCTGTTGCTGGACGAAGCGACCAGCGCCCTCGACAGTGAAGTGGAAGCTGCGATCCAACAGACGCTCTACGGGATGATGGAAGGCAAAACAGTGATCGCCATCGCACACCGCCTGTCGACCATCGCCCAGATGGATCGCATTATCGTGCTGGAACAGGGTCGCATATTCGAAGAAGGGACCCATTCCGAGCTTTTGGCAAAAGGCGGTCTTTATGCCCGCTTCTGGCAACGTCAATCGGGTGGCTTCCTCAATGCTGATATAGATGGCGATACTGACAGCGAGACCGCGGCGGAGTAG